A genomic stretch from Arachis stenosperma cultivar V10309 chromosome 3, arast.V10309.gnm1.PFL2, whole genome shotgun sequence includes:
- the LOC130970589 gene encoding protein IQ-DOMAIN 12 isoform X2 — MMSQIFMAKQNSWFGWVKRLFTSESNNKKPKKWGWGLGRLKGKQQYPKITAPRRALIEASAEQRKHALTVAIATAAAAEAAVAAAHAAAEVVKLTGGSRSYSFLAKGDRSLAAIKIQSAYRAHLARKALRGLKGVTKLQALIRGQAVRRRVSRALKNSATSAVKIPETISQIEERYRKDQIISFAKQKNKLHEKELKPEGHRHSPISWDSRLQSREDIEATWLRKQEAAAKRERMKQYSFSQRERKLPQMSEESVHNKEYKNERIRTLGQWLNKEADDSNIHHHKQDHPSNFITRREAHQGLSPQISIPRRSFSHTKRCSIGAIDISLPNSPVLPTYMAVTESSKAKARSMSTPRLRTGYLDTCSNKSESRK, encoded by the exons ATGATGTCACAAATCTTCATGGCAAAACAGAATAGCTGGTTTGGGTGGGTGAAGAGGTTATTCACATCTGAGTCAAACAACAAA AAACCAAAGAAATGGGGATGGGGACTTGGAAGGCTAAAGGGGAAACAACAGTACCCaaaaatcactgctccaagaagAGCATTGATTGAAGCAAGTGCAGAGCAAAGAAAGCATGCATTGACAGTGGCAATTGCAACTGCAGCTGCGGCCGAGGCTGCAGTTGCGGCTGCACATGCTGCTGCCGAGGTTGTCAAGCTCACCGGTGGTTCTCGCTCTTATTCGTTCTTGGCCAAAGGTGATCGGAGCCTCGCCGCCATCAAGATTCAAAGCGCTTACCGCGCACATCTC GCAAGGAAAGCATTAAGAGGACTGAAGGGAGTGACAAAACTGCAAGCTCTCATTCGTGGTCAAGCAGTGAGACGTCGAGTGTCCAGGGCTTTGAAGAATTCGGCCACCAGTGCAGTTAAAATCCCGGAAACAATCAGCCAAATAGAAGAAAGGTACAGAAAAGACCAGATAATTTCTTTTGCAAAGCAAAAGAACAAGTTACATGAAAAAGAATTGAAG CCAGAAGGGCATAGACATAGTCCAATAAGTTGGGATTCTAGGTTGCAGTCAAGAGAAGATATTGAAGCCACATGGTTGAGAAAGCAAGAGGCCGCTGCCAAAAGAGAACGCATGAAGCAATATTCCTTTTCACAAAGG GAAAGAAAACTTCCCCAAATGAGTGAAGAATCTGTTCACAACAAGGAATATAAAAACGAGAGAATCCGCACTTTAGGCCAATGGCTAAATAAGGAAGCCGATGACTCGAATATACACCACCATAAACAAGATCATCCCTCGAACTTTATTACAAGAAGAGAAGCACATCAAGGACTCAGCCCGCAAATTTCGATTCCCCGGAGATCATTTTCGCATACAAAAAGATGTTCGATTGGAGCTATTGATATCTCCCTACCGAATTCTCCGGTCCTTCCAACTTACATGGCCGTGACTGAATCCAGCAAAGCGAAGGCGAGATCTATGAGCACGCCACGGCTAAGAACAGGGTATTTGGACACATGCTCCAACAAGAGCGAGTCTCGGAAATAA
- the LOC130970589 gene encoding protein IQ-DOMAIN 12 isoform X1 — MMSQIFMAKQNSWFGWVKRLFTSESNNKKPKKWGWGLGRLKGKQQYPKITAPRRALIEASAEQRKHALTVAIATAAAAEAAVAAAHAAAEVVKLTGGSRSYSFLAKGDRSLAAIKIQSAYRAHLARKALRGLKGVTKLQALIRGQAVRRRVSRALKNSATSAVKIPETISQIEERYRKDQIISFAKQKNKLHEKELKLQPEGHRHSPISWDSRLQSREDIEATWLRKQEAAAKRERMKQYSFSQRERKLPQMSEESVHNKEYKNERIRTLGQWLNKEADDSNIHHHKQDHPSNFITRREAHQGLSPQISIPRRSFSHTKRCSIGAIDISLPNSPVLPTYMAVTESSKAKARSMSTPRLRTGYLDTCSNKSESRK, encoded by the exons ATGATGTCACAAATCTTCATGGCAAAACAGAATAGCTGGTTTGGGTGGGTGAAGAGGTTATTCACATCTGAGTCAAACAACAAA AAACCAAAGAAATGGGGATGGGGACTTGGAAGGCTAAAGGGGAAACAACAGTACCCaaaaatcactgctccaagaagAGCATTGATTGAAGCAAGTGCAGAGCAAAGAAAGCATGCATTGACAGTGGCAATTGCAACTGCAGCTGCGGCCGAGGCTGCAGTTGCGGCTGCACATGCTGCTGCCGAGGTTGTCAAGCTCACCGGTGGTTCTCGCTCTTATTCGTTCTTGGCCAAAGGTGATCGGAGCCTCGCCGCCATCAAGATTCAAAGCGCTTACCGCGCACATCTC GCAAGGAAAGCATTAAGAGGACTGAAGGGAGTGACAAAACTGCAAGCTCTCATTCGTGGTCAAGCAGTGAGACGTCGAGTGTCCAGGGCTTTGAAGAATTCGGCCACCAGTGCAGTTAAAATCCCGGAAACAATCAGCCAAATAGAAGAAAGGTACAGAAAAGACCAGATAATTTCTTTTGCAAAGCAAAAGAACAAGTTACATGAAAAAGAATTGAAG CTACAGCCAGAAGGGCATAGACATAGTCCAATAAGTTGGGATTCTAGGTTGCAGTCAAGAGAAGATATTGAAGCCACATGGTTGAGAAAGCAAGAGGCCGCTGCCAAAAGAGAACGCATGAAGCAATATTCCTTTTCACAAAGG GAAAGAAAACTTCCCCAAATGAGTGAAGAATCTGTTCACAACAAGGAATATAAAAACGAGAGAATCCGCACTTTAGGCCAATGGCTAAATAAGGAAGCCGATGACTCGAATATACACCACCATAAACAAGATCATCCCTCGAACTTTATTACAAGAAGAGAAGCACATCAAGGACTCAGCCCGCAAATTTCGATTCCCCGGAGATCATTTTCGCATACAAAAAGATGTTCGATTGGAGCTATTGATATCTCCCTACCGAATTCTCCGGTCCTTCCAACTTACATGGCCGTGACTGAATCCAGCAAAGCGAAGGCGAGATCTATGAGCACGCCACGGCTAAGAACAGGGTATTTGGACACATGCTCCAACAAGAGCGAGTCTCGGAAATAA